TGTACGACCACGACCCCTTCAGCATCTGGCTGGGCATCGAGCGGCTGTTGGTGGCCCCGGGGCGCTGCGAACTGCGCATGACCGTCCGCGAGGAGATGCTGAACGGCTTCTCCATCGCCCACGGTGGCATCACCTACAGCCTGG
The genomic region above belongs to bacterium and contains:
- a CDS encoding thioesterase, which encodes MDAQSLAERVVARMYDHDPFSIWLGIERLLVAPGRCELRMTVREEMLNGFSIAHGGITYSL